The genomic DNA GCCTCCCCTCGGCCACAAGCCCCTCCGCCCGCTCCTTCCCGTCCAGGAAGTAAAGGGGCTCGGGCCAGGGAAGCGCCTCACCCGTCCTTGGTTCCCAAGGCTCCTCCAGGGGCCAAAACCCCTCGGGTTCCGGCCCCTCGGGCATGAGCTCCTGGGCCTGGGGAAGCTCCAGGGCGTAAAGCCGCCAGGCCATGCCCCTAGATTACCGGGGCAGGGCGGTACGGGAGGTACCTGGGCTCCCAGAAACGGCTTTGCACGAAGGCTAGAAGCTCCTCCAAGGAAAGCCCCTGGATCCGCTCCTCCTCCGCCACCCCCTCCTCCAGGGCCTTGCGCATGACCCGGGCGGCCACGTAGGGGGAGACCTCCCTTAGGTGGCGCACCGGGGGATAAAGGAGTTCAGGGAAACGCTCCCGGGTGAAGTCGTAGAGGGCGTAAGCGGCCTCGAGGACCATCCCGTCCGTCACCTCCCGGGCCCGGGCGAGGACGGCCCCCAGGCCAAGCCCAGGGAAGACGAAGGCGTTGTTCCCCTGGCCCACGGGAATGGTCCGGCCCATGTACCCCACGGGGGGGAAGGGGCTCCCCGCGGCCACCAAGGCCCGCCCCTCCGTCCAGTAGATGAGGTCATCGGGCAGGGCCTCGCTGGCGGAGGTGGGGTTGGAAAGGGGGAAGATCACCGGGCGGGGGGTGTGTTCCAGCATGGCCCGCGCCACCGGCTCGGTGAAGCTCCCCCCCTGCCCGGAAAGGCCCAAGAGCACCGTGGCCCGAGCGTTTTGGATGGTTTCCAAGAGGTTTGGGTACTCGCCCGAGAAGCGCCAGCCCATAAGGCGCTCCCGCCTTTGGGCGAAGGGGCGCTTGTAGGCCTCCATGTTTCGCCCTTCCACCAAAAGCCCCCGGGAATCCAGGACCAGGACCCGGGCCTTGGCCTCCTCCTCGCTTAACCCCTCCCGCTTCATCCCTTCCACAAGGGCCCAGGCCACGCCGATCCCCCCAGCCCCCGCCCCGTAGACCACCACCACCTGGTCCGCCAGCCTTTCCCCCTTAAGGCGGCAGGCGGAGAGGACCCCGGCCAGGGCCACGGCCCCCGTGCCCTGGATGTCGTCGTTGAAGGAAGGCACCACCTTCCGGTAGCGCTCCAGAACGCTAAAAGCTGCCTCCTTGGCGAAGTCCTCCCACTGGATGAGGGCCTTGGGGTAGCGCTGTTTCACCGCCTCCACGAAGCGGTCCAGGAACCGATAGTAGGCCTCGCCCCTTAGGCGCTTGTGCCGCACCCCCAGGTAAAGGGGGTCGTTCAGGAGGTCCTCCCGGTCCGTGCCCACGTCCAGCTCCACGGGCAGGGTCTTGTCGGGCCCCACCCCGCCCACGGCGGTGTAAAGGGTGAGCTTGCCGATGGCGATGGCCATCCCGCCAAAGCCTTGGTCCCCGATGCCCAAGATGGCGGACGAGTCCGTGGCCACGATGAGGCGCACCTCCTCCAGGGGCACGTTCCCCAAGGCCTCCTCCACCCGCTCGATGTTCTTGGTGCTGGCGGTGAAGCCCCGGGGGTAGCGGTAGATGTGGGAAAACTCCCGCACCGCCTCCCCCACGGTGGGGGTGTAGAGGATGGGGAGCATCTCCTCCAGGTGGTCCACCACCAGGGCGTAGAAGAGGACCTCGTTGCGGTCCTGCAGGTGGCGCAGGTAGATGTGCTTCTCCAGGGGGGAGGCGATGAGGCGGTAGCGGCGATAGACCCGTTCCTTCTGCTCCTCTAGGGTGTTCACGTGGGGGGGCAGGAGGCCCTCTAAACCTAGGGCGCGCCTTTCCTCCTCGGTGAAGGCGGTGCCCTTATTGAGGAGGGGAAGCCTTAAGAGCAAAAAGCCCGTGACGTAAGGCTCTAAGTAGCGCTCGCCCTTCTCGTCCCGCTTGACGTCGTAATAGCGGCTAACTGGCATGCCCCTATTTTTTCACCTCGCCCGAGGAAAAAGGCCCCAAGCGGGCGAGGCGGGGGCTCCCCTAGACGTTGAAGCCGAACATGCGCATCATGCGCTTTCCCTCCTCCGTCATGCGGGCCGGGGTCCAGGGCGGGGTCCAGACGAACTCCACGTTCACCCCCTGCACCCCAGGTAGGCGCATGACCGCCATCTCCGCATCCGCCTTCACCACGTCCTGGGCGGGGCAGCCGATAGCGGTGAGGGTCATGGTGATGTCCACCACGCCGTTTTCGTGGATCTCCACGTCGTAGACGAGGCCCAGGTCCACGATGTTCACCGGGATCTCGGGATCGTAGACCACCTTGAGGGCCTCGAGGACCTGCTCCTTGGTGGGCAACGTGGCCTCGGTTTCCATGCCCTTCAGTATACTCGGAAAACCCCAGCGCCTTTTGCTATAATGCCCCCGGTTGGGGAGTAGCCCCAAGCCGGCACCCCGTCAAGACGGGCCCATGGCCCCGGGGGCCGGGGGCAAGAAGCCCGGGCAAGACCACCGCTTCGTGCGGTGGTCTTTCTTTGTGGAGGTGAAGCATGGAGGCCAGCGTCCTTTCGGTGATCCTCATCCTGGTGGCCCTGGAGGTGATCCTCTCCGCGGACAACGCCTTGATCCTCGGGGTTATGGTCCAGAAACTGCCCGTCCACCTCAGGCGGAAGGCCCTCTTCTACGGCATCCTGGGCGCCTACGTCCTAAGGGGTCTCGCCCTCCTCTTCGCTGCCCTGGTCATCAAGCTCTGGTGGGTGCAGGTTCTTGGAGCCCTTTACCTCCTCTACATCGCCCTCAAGCACTTTCTCAAGCCCGAGGAAGCCCAGGCCCCGCCCCCCCTAGAGGTGAGCGCCGCCCACTTCTGGAAGGTGGTGGCCCAGGTGGAGCTCATGGACTTGGCCTTCGCCGTGGACTCGGTGCTGGTGGCCGTGGCCCTTTCCGACAAGCTCTGGGTCATCTACACTGGGGTCTTCTTAGGCATCTTGGCCCTTAGGATGTTGGCCAGCCTGGTGGTGACCCTCCTGGACCGCTACCCCCGGTTCAAGCACCTAGCCTACGTGGTGGTGGGCCTCGCCGGGGTGAAGCTCCTCCTAGGCGGCTGGGACAAGCTGGCCAAGGAAACCCTCCACCGCCCCGAGCTGGCCTTGGGCCTGGACAAAGAAGCCTTTAGCCTCCTCATCCTGGGCGTCCTCCTTCTGGGAAGCCTCTGGGCCCTGCGGAAACCCGCGGAGCGCGCCGCCTAAGATGTGGGCTTACCTCGCCCCCACCCTGGTCCTCTTCCTGGAAGTGGGCTTTCCCTTTGGCCTCTTCGTTCCCGGGGGCGATACCCTCCTCCTGGCCCTAGGGGCGCTGGCGGGGGAAGGGCAGCTCAGGCTCTTTCCCCTCCTCCCCCTTCTCTTCCTGGGAAGCCTTTTGGGCCACGGGGTGGGCTACGCCCTGGGGCGGGTCCTAGGTAAAAGGGTACAGGAGCGGCTTCCCCAGGAGCTCCTGGCCCGCACCCGGCGCATCCTACACCGCTTCGGCCCCACGGCCCTCCTCCTCGCCCCCTTCGTGCCCGGAGTGCGCACCGCCTTACCCTTCCTTATGGGCACCTTGGGCTTTCCCCTACCCCGCTACCTTTTCCTTTCCGCCTTGGGAAGCCTCCTTTGGACCCACGGCCTGGTGCTTTTCGCTTACTTCCTGGGGCAAAAGGTCTCCCCTTGGCTCCTCTGGCCAGCCCTAATCCTCCTGGCCCTCCTACCCCTCTTGCGCCGAGGGCGCTAAACGTACTTCTCCCCTCGCACCACAAAAACGTTTTCCACGTAGGCGATGACGGCGTAGTGGGGGAAGTACACTTCCTGAAGTCGCTCCAATATCTTCAGGGCCACCTCCTCGCTCACGATGGTCTCCAGGCGGATGTTCTGCCCCTCCCAGTCCACGCTCCGCATCCCGCGAGAACCTTCCCCACGGGCGGGAACGATGGTGTAGCCCTTAGCGCCAAGCCGCTTGATCTCCTCTACCAGCTTTCTCTCCAAGAGGCTTTCCGCCACGATGGTCACCAGCTTCAAGGGCACCAGGTTCACCGGCCTCACCCCCCAATCGCCTTGGCCACGGCGTGGTAGATAGGTATCCCCAGGATCAGGTTAAAGGGGAAGGTGACGGCGAGGCTCGCCGTGAGGTACAAACTGGGGTTCGCCTCAGGTAAGGCGATGCGCACGGCAGCAGGGGCGGCGATGTAGCTGGCGCTGGCGCTCATGGCCCCAAGCACCGCAGCGCCCCCTACGCTAAGCCCAGCTTTCAGGCCCAGGTAGACTCCTAAAATCCCGTGGAAAAGGGCTAGGCCCACACCGAAGAGGAGCAACCTAAACCCCAACTGACGAAGTACGGAAAGCCTCGAGGCCGCCACCATCCCCAAGTCCAGGAGAAAGAGAGTGAGAACTCCCTGAAATGGATCCACAAAGAAGGGTTTAACCCGTTCCATCCCCGCCTCCCCCGAAAGAAGGCCAATCAAGAGCCCTCCCAGCATCAAGACCACGCTTTTTCCGGTCAAGACCTCGTGCAGCGCTTCGGAAAGCCGGCCGCTCTGCCGTTTGCCTAGGAGGAGGGCCACTACGATCCCCGGCACCTCCAACAGGGCCACCAGGGTGGGCATAAAACCTTCCGCAGCGTGCCCCACAGTTTGGACGAAGGTGAGGGCGGCGAGGAAGGTCACGGCGGAAACCGAGCCGTAGTGGGCGGCCAAAGCGGCAGCGTCGGATCGGCCCACCTTTAGGAAACGCCGGGCGAGGAAATAGGCGGGAAAAGGCCTAAAAAGACCCAGAACGAGGGTGAAAAGGGCCGGGAGGAACACCAAGGCCAAAGGCGTGTGGGCGAGCTCTACCCCCCCCTTAAAGCCGATCGCAAAGAGGAGATAGATGGAAATGGCGGTGTAGAGGGCCTCGGGAAAGGCGAGGTCGCTCTTAAGAAGCCGGGCCGCCATCCCCAAAAAGTAAGCCAAAACCATGGGAGAAAGAAGGTTGAGCTTTAGGAGTTCCAAAGCGTCCATACCCCCAAGCTTTACTACGGGAAAAAGGGCTTTTACAATCCGGTACGATGGCGCCTTTGGTAGGTCTCATCATGGGCTCCCGCTCCGACTGGGAAACCCTGCGCCACGCCGCGGAGACCTTAGACGCCCTGGGCATCCCCTACGAGGTGCAGGTGGTCTCCGCCCACCGCACCCCGGACCTCATGGCGGAGTACGCCAAGGCCGCCGAGGCGAGGGGCATCCAGGTGATCATCGCCGGGGCGGGGGGAGCGGCCCACCTGCCTGGGATGACCGCGGCCCACACCGCCCTGCCCGTTCTGGGGGTGCCGGTGGAAAGCCAAGCCCTACGGGGCCTAGACTCCCTTCTCTCCATCGTCCAGATGCCCGCAGGCGTTCCCGTGGGCACCCTGGCCATTGGCCGGGCGGGGGCGGTGAACGCCGCTTTGCTGGCCGCTAGCATCCTCGGCCTCAAGTACCCCGAGGTGATGGCGCGGCTCAAGGCCTACCGGAAGGCCCAAACCGAGGCCGTCCTGGCCCACCCCGACCCCCGGGAGGCAGGATGAGGGTGGGCGTTTTGGGCGGGGGGCAGCTGGGGCGGATGCTGGCCCTGGCGGGCTACCCCTTGGGGCTTTCCTTCCGTTTCCTGGACCCTTCCCTCGAGGCCTGCGCCGGGCAGGTGGGGGAGCTTTGCGTGGGGGACTTTGCCGACCTCGAGGCCCTTTCCCGCTTCGCCCAGGGCCTAAGCCTCGTCACCTACGAGTTCGAAAACGTCCCGGTGGAGGCGGCTTTGCACCTGGCCGAAAGGCTTCCCGTCTTCCCTCCCCCCAAGGCCCTGGAGGTGGCCCAAGACCGCCTCCGGGAAAAGGCCTTCATGGCTGGCCTTGGCGTCCCCACCCCTCCCTTTTACCCCGTGGACGGGGTGGAGGACCTAGAGGTGGGCCTCAGCCAGGTGGGCCTCCCCGCCCTCCTCAAGACCCGCCGCGGGGGCTACGACGGCAAGGGGCAGGCCCTGGTGCGCACGGAGGAGGAGGCCCTGGAAGCCCTGCGCACCCTGGGGGGCCAGGGGCTCCTCCTGGAGGGTTTCGTCCCCTTTGACCGGGAGGTTTCCCTCCTCGCCGTGCGGGGGCGGGACGGGTCCATGGCCTTCTATCCCCTGGTGGAAAACCGCCACCACGGGGGCATCCTCCGCCTCTCCTTAGCCCCCGCCCCCGGCCTCACGGAGGCCCTGCAGAAGAAGGCGGAAGCCTACGCCAAGGAAGCCCTTTTGGCCCTGGACTACGTGGGCGTCTTGGCCCTGGAGCTTTTCCAGGTGGGAGAGGAGCTCCTTTTCAACGAAATGGCCCCCCGGGTCCACAACTCCGGCCACTGGACCCTGGAAGGGGCGGAAACCAGCCAGTTCCAAAACCACCTTCGGGCCATCCTGGGCCTCCCCCTGGGGAGCACCGCCCCCCGGGGGGTGAGCGCCATGGTGAACCTCATCGGCCACGAGCCCGACTTCGCCCAGGTCCTGAAGGTGGAGGGCGCCCACCTCCACTGGTACGGCAAAGGGGTGCGTCCGGGGCGCAAGGTGGGGCACATCACCCTGCGGAAAGACTCCTGGGAAGCCCTAAACCCCCTCCTGCCCCAGCTTTTGCGCCTGGCGCAAAGCCCTCCGGTATAATCCGGAGGCAAAGGAGGCGAAATGGAGCGGACAAAGCGCCTGAGGGAGGTCATCCGCGCGGCCAAGGCCCACCCCGTTTATCGGGAAAAGCTCAAGGACGTGGACCCCGAGGAGGTTTCCCTCGAGAACCTTTCCTCCTTGCCCCTCACCACGAGGGAGGAGTGGGTGGCCTACCTCAAGGAAAACCCCACCCCCCCGGAAGGGGCGAGGCTGATGCACCTCACCCCAAGCCCCCTCATGGGCTGGATGCCGGAGTACCTCTCGGAGGAGGACCTCCGCTACCAGGCGGAAGCCCTGGCCGCCCACTACCGGCGGCTTGGCCTTGTGGGCAAGCGGGTTTTGGTGGCCTTCAGCTACCACGTCTTCGCCGGGGGGTGGCTCTTCCACGAGGCGTTGCTCCTGGCGGGGAACCTGGTCTTCCCCCACGGCCCCGGGGAGGCGGCCCGCATCGCCGAGCTGAGCCCCCAGTTTGACGTCCTGGTCACCAACCCCTCCTTCGCCCTCAAGGTGGGCCAAGCGGGCGGGCGGTTCGGCCTGCTCCTGGCTGGGGGGGAGCCGTTCACCTCGGTGCCCGGCTTCCGGGAGAGGGTGGAGGCCCTCCTGGGCGGCACGGCCCTGGACGCCTACGGCACCAGCGAGCTAGGCATCGTGGCTGGGGAAAGCCTGGCCAAGGACGGGCTATGGGAGATCCCCGAGATGGCTGTCCTCGAGGTCCTGGACCCGGAAACCCTAAGGCCCGTGGCGGACGGGGAGAAGGGGGAGCTCGTGGTCACCGCCCTAAGCCGCACCCTCATGCCCATGGTGCGCTTCCGCACCGGGGACCTGGCCCTGGCCGAGCGCCGGGAAGGGCTTACCGTGCTCCCCCGCGGGGTCTTCGGCCGCACGGACCAGATGGTGAAGGTGAAGGGGGTGAAGCTTTACCCCACGGAACTCGCCCCCATCCTGGCCGGCTTCGGCCTGGACCCCAAGGGCTTCCAGGTGGTGGTGGAACGGAAGCTGGAGGGCACGGACAAGTTGGTGCTCCGCCTGAAGGCGGAAAAGGTGCCTCCCGGGCTTTACGAGGCCATCCAAAAGGCCACGGGGCTTAGGCTAGACGAGGTGGAGCTGGTGGGCGAGCTGGAGGGGGGTCTGGTGCTGGACCGCCGCTTCTAGCTCGTTAATCTCTTCTCATAACCCCGGGGTATACTTCCCCCAAAGCAACGGGGCCCTTGCGGTATAGTGAGGGCAAACCCTGTGCCTTGCGGAAGGAGGCAAGATGCGGTTTTTCGTGCTGGGGGATGTTTCCGTTGACCTGCTTTTCTTTGTGGAGCGAATACCGGAACCCGGGGAGGAGGTGCCCTCGAGGCGGGCCCTGATGAAGCCAGGGGGGGCCGGGGGCACCCTGGCGGCCCAGCTGGCGAGCCTGGGCCACCGGGTGTACCTGGCGGGACGGGTGGGCCAGGACCCCTTCGCCGAGCTGGCCCTGAGCCGGGTGCGGGAAGTGGGGGTGGACCTCAGGCACCTCCAGGAAGACCCCGACCACACCACCAGCTCCGTCCTCATCCTGGTGGTGCCCGGCGGGGAAAGGGCCATGGTGAGCGCGGAAGGGGCAAGCCGCTACCTGGACCCCGCCCTCTTCAAGCCCCGTTACCTGGACAGCGCCGACGCCGTGGTCCTCTCCGCCTACGCCCTGGTGGGGGGGCCTTCCCGGAGCTACGCCGTGGAGGTCCTGGAGGCGGCGAGGAAGCGGGAGCTTCCCGTCTTCGCCGACCTGGGCACGGGGGCGGTGCGGGCGGCGGGGGCGGAGCTCCTAAAGTACCTGCGGGGCGTCACCTGGCTCCTCATGAACCAGACGGAGCTTTTGGCCCTCACCGGCGCCGCCTCCCTCTCCCAGGGGGTGGCCCGGCTCCGGCAAGAAGGCTTCCCACACCTGGTCATCAAGGTGGGGGCCATGGGCTCCATCGTGGTGACCCCGGAAGGGGAGGAGCTTTTAGAGCCCTTCCCCATAGAGGACATCGTGGACTCCACCGGGGCCGGGGACGCCTACACCGCCACCTTCGCCCACGCCCTCCTCGAGGGCCGAAGCCCTGTAGAGGCGGGGAGGCTCGCCAACCTGGCGGGGGCCCTGGCCGCCACGGGGCTTGGGGCCCAGGGCCGCCTCATCACCCTAGAGGACCTCAAAGTAGCGGCGGGCTAGGGCCAAAAAGGCCAAGCCCGCCCGCCCGCTCTTCTCGGGGTGGAACTGGGGGGCAAGGAGGTTTGCCTTCGCCAGGAGGGCGGTGAAGGGGGTCCCCTCGTACTCCCCCACCCCCAGGGCGTAAGGGTTGAGGGGGCCATAGTAGGAGTTGGCGAAGTAGAAGTGGCGGCCCGAAAGGCCGGCGAAAGGCCCCTCGAAGGTCAGGGCGTTCCAACCCATCTGCGGCACCCGCCCCTGGGGGAAGCGGCGCACCCACCCCGGCACCACCCCAAGCCCCCTCACCCCCGGCGCCTCCTCGCTCCCCTCGTAGAGGACCTGCATGCCCACGCAGATGCCGAGGAAGGGAAGCCCCCTTTCCAAATGGACCAGAACCCGCTCCAAGAAGCCGCTTCGGGCGAAGGCCCCCATCACCTGGCCGAAGTGCCCCTGGCCCGGGAGGACGAGAAGGCCCGCCTCCGGATAGGCCTTGGGGTCGGCGGAGACCGCCACGGCGAAGCCCGCCGCCTCCAGGGCCTTGGCGGCGCTCTTTAGGTTCCCCGAGCCGTAGTCGATGAGGAGGGCCCGCACTAAAGCACCCCCTTGGTGCTAGGAAGCCCCTCCCCCATGAGGCGGGTGGCCCGGTGGAGGGCCCGGGCCAGGGCCTTGAAGCTCGCCTCCACCACGTGGTGGGCCTCCCGCCCCGCCAAAAGCCTCAGGTGGAGGGTGAGGCGCCCGTGGTTCACCAGGCCCCGCAGAAACTCCCGCAGGTGGTAGTGGTTCACCCCGCCCGCCGCCCCCACCACGGGCCAGGCCTCGGGGCGGTACTCCAGGTGGGGGCGGCCGGATAGGTCCACCACGCAAAGGACCAGGGTCTCGTCCAGGGGGGCGAAGGCCTCCCCGTAACGCTCCAGGCCCCTCCCCTCCCCCAAGGCCTCCTTGAGGGCCATGCCTAGGGCGATGCCCACGTCCTCCACCAGGTGGTGAACGTCCACCTCGAGGTCCCCCTTGGCCTCCACCTCCAGGAGGAAGCGCCCGTGCCGCTGGAGCTGGAGGAGCATGTGGTCCAAAAAGGGAAGCCCCGTGGCCACCTGGCCCCCCGGAGGACCGTCCAGCCCCAGGCGCAGGCGCACCCAGGTCTCCGCCGTGGCCCGCTCCACCAAGGCCTCACGCATAGGCCACCCCAAAAGCCGCCCTCAGGAAGGCGTCCATCTCCGCCTTAAGCCCCACGGTCACCCGAAGGCACCCCGCAAGCCCCGGATAGCGGTCCTGCCGCCGCACCAGGACCCCTTGAGCGAGGAGGTGGCGGAAGGCCGCCTCAGCGTCCGGGGTCTTCACCAGGAGGAAGTTGGTGTGGCTAGTGAAGGGGCGCCAGGTGGGGTGGGCTTGGAGCGCTGCATAGACCCGTTCCCGCTCCCGCACCACCTCCGCCACCACCGCCCGCACGTAGCCCGGGTTCTCCAAGACCACCTCCAAAACCGCCCCGGTGTGGGCAGGGAGGACGAAGGGGGGCAGGACTTCCCGCACCACCCCCGCCACCTGAGGGTGGGCCAGGAGGTAGCCCGCCCTTATCCCCCCCAAGGAGAAGGCCTTGGAAAAGGTGCGCAGAAAGGCCACGTGGGGATTTTCGCGGCCCAAGGGGCTAAAGTCGGTGCCGGCGAACTCCCGATAAGCCTCGTCCACCACAAGAAGCCCCCCCACCGCCTTGGCCCTTTCCGCCAGGGCCGCCACCGCCTCCTCGGGGAAGAGGGCCCCCGTGGGGGCATGGGGGTTGGGGAGGAAGAACACCCCGCCCTGGAAGGCGGCCAGGACCTCCTCCAGGGGCAGGGCGAAGCCTTCCCCCAGGGGCACCGCCCGGTAGGGGGTGCCCGCCACCCGGGCGGCGTGGGCGTAGTGGGGAAAGGAGGGGGCGAGGTCCAAGACCGCCTCCGCCGCCAGGCTCAGGGCCAGGATGAGGAGGTTGGAGCCGGGGGCGAGGACGATCCCCTCCTCCGGCCAGTCCAACAAGGTGGCAAGGCGCTTCCTAAGGGCTTCGGCGTGGATTTCTGGGTATCGGTTCCAGGAAAGCCCCTTGAGGCGCCTTAGGGCCTCCTCCTTGAGGGCCTCGGGCAGGTCAAAGGGGCTTTCGTTCTGGTCCAGCTTCACCGGGGCCTCCTCCTTCTTGTAGGGGTAAGGGGCAAGGTCCCGGAGGTGCGCCTTGAAGGCCCGCATGCCCCGAGTATAGCGGCAGACCAGGGGCACGCACCGGGCCAAGCCAGGCTTGGCCTAAAGCCCCAGGATGGCGCAGGAGGCGGGAAGGCCCAAGGGGCTCGCCCGCCACCCCACGCCCAGGGCCCCGCCCTAGCGCCAGACGGCCACCCGCTCCAGGGGCAAGCGGTGGGAAGAGTAGCCCTCCTCCGCCGGGTAGCCCAAGGGAAGGAGGGCGGGGATGGCCACGTGGGCGGGAAGGCCCAAAAGGGCCTTGACCCTCTCCGGGTCAAAGCCCAGCATGGGCACGCTCCCAAGCCCATAAGCCTCCAAAAGAAGGAGCAGGTAGCCCAAAAAGATGTAGCTCTGCCCCGCGGCCCAGGCCGCCCGCTCCCTCTCCCCCATTCCGGCAAAGGCGTTTTGGATGGCCCGCTTCTGCGCCTCCCGCCGCTCCCCCTGGACATTGGGGTGGATGACCTCGTCCAGGCGGGCCAGGGCCTCCTCGAGGTCCGCATAGACCACCAGGACCACCGGGGCCTCCTCCACCTGGGCCTGGCCAAAGGCCGCCTCCCTGAGGGCCTTCTTGAGGGCGGGGTCCCGCACCACCACCAGGCGCCAGGGTTGGAGGTTCCAGGCGGAAGGGGCCCTGAGGGCCGCCTCCAGGACCTCCCGCAACACCCCCTCGGGCACGGGGTCCGGCCGGTAGCGGCGGATGGAGCGGCGCCTTAGCGCCGCGGTCTTGGCGTCCAGAACGGGGAGCGTGGCCTCCATACCCCGGGGATGGTACCCAAAACCCTCTGGGCCCTTTGTGAAGTAAAGCGCAATCAGGGGCGGAAGTGATCGTACCCCTTCCGGGGCACGGGGGCCCCCCGGAGGTAAACCCCCACCCCCTCCACCAGGCGCCCGGCCCGGAAAAGGGGAAGCCCCACCTCCCTGGCCCGCGCCTCCACCGCTTCCCCGTTCTCAGGGGGCACCACCAAGACCGCCTCAAACTCCTCCCCCCCATAGAGGACGAACGCCAAAGCCCTTTCCTCGCTCCCCGCCAAGGCCAAGACGTCGGGATAAAGGGGTAACGCCTCCAGCTCCACCCGCACCTCGAGCTCGGAAAGCTGCCAAAGGGTCTCGGCAAGGCCGTCGGAGGAGTCCAGTCCCCCCCTTAGAAGCCCCTCCAGGGCCAGAAGGCCCAGGCGGGGCAAGGGGTAGTGGGCCGCTTCCTGGATGGCGGGGAAGGCCTCGAGGTCCACCCCCTGGTAATGGGCGAAAATGGCCGCCCCAAGCCGCCCCCAGCGGTCCCCGGCCAGGTAGAGGAGGTCCCCCGGCAGGGCCCGGCGGGGAAGGGGGCGCTTCGCCTCAGCAAAACCCGCCACCACCAAGGCCGCCTCCTCCCCAGCGTTGGTGTCCCCGCCCAAGAGGAAGGCCCCAAGCCGGCCCGCCGCCTCCGCCGCCCCCCGCACCAGGCCCAGGGCAAGCTCCTCCTCCGCCTCAGGGGGCAGGAAAAGCCCCAGGGCGAAGCCCAAGGGCCGCCCCATCTTGCAAAGGAGGTCGGA from Thermus sp. LT1-2-5 includes the following:
- a CDS encoding phenylacetate--CoA ligase family protein translates to MERTKRLREVIRAAKAHPVYREKLKDVDPEEVSLENLSSLPLTTREEWVAYLKENPTPPEGARLMHLTPSPLMGWMPEYLSEEDLRYQAEALAAHYRRLGLVGKRVLVAFSYHVFAGGWLFHEALLLAGNLVFPHGPGEAARIAELSPQFDVLVTNPSFALKVGQAGGRFGLLLAGGEPFTSVPGFRERVEALLGGTALDAYGTSELGIVAGESLAKDGLWEIPEMAVLEVLDPETLRPVADGEKGELVVTALSRTLMPMVRFRTGDLALAERREGLTVLPRGVFGRTDQMVKVKGVKLYPTELAPILAGFGLDPKGFQVVVERKLEGTDKLVLRLKAEKVPPGLYEAIQKATGLRLDEVELVGELEGGLVLDRRF
- a CDS encoding VTT domain-containing protein, with the translated sequence MWAYLAPTLVLFLEVGFPFGLFVPGGDTLLLALGALAGEGQLRLFPLLPLLFLGSLLGHGVGYALGRVLGKRVQERLPQELLARTRRILHRFGPTALLLAPFVPGVRTALPFLMGTLGFPLPRYLFLSALGSLLWTHGLVLFAYFLGQKVSPWLLWPALILLALLPLLRRGR
- a CDS encoding carbohydrate kinase family protein, whose amino-acid sequence is MRFFVLGDVSVDLLFFVERIPEPGEEVPSRRALMKPGGAGGTLAAQLASLGHRVYLAGRVGQDPFAELALSRVREVGVDLRHLQEDPDHTTSSVLILVVPGGERAMVSAEGASRYLDPALFKPRYLDSADAVVLSAYALVGGPSRSYAVEVLEAARKRELPVFADLGTGAVRAAGAELLKYLRGVTWLLMNQTELLALTGAASLSQGVARLRQEGFPHLVIKVGAMGSIVVTPEGEELLEPFPIEDIVDSTGAGDAYTATFAHALLEGRSPVEAGRLANLAGALAATGLGAQGRLITLEDLKVAAG
- a CDS encoding sodium-dependent bicarbonate transport family permease gives rise to the protein MDALELLKLNLLSPMVLAYFLGMAARLLKSDLAFPEALYTAISIYLLFAIGFKGGVELAHTPLALVFLPALFTLVLGLFRPFPAYFLARRFLKVGRSDAAALAAHYGSVSAVTFLAALTFVQTVGHAAEGFMPTLVALLEVPGIVVALLLGKRQSGRLSEALHEVLTGKSVVLMLGGLLIGLLSGEAGMERVKPFFVDPFQGVLTLFLLDLGMVAASRLSVLRQLGFRLLLFGVGLALFHGILGVYLGLKAGLSVGGAAVLGAMSASASYIAAPAAVRIALPEANPSLYLTASLAVTFPFNLILGIPIYHAVAKAIGG
- a CDS encoding transcriptional regulator is translated as MNLVPLKLVTIVAESLLERKLVEEIKRLGAKGYTIVPARGEGSRGMRSVDWEGQNIRLETIVSEEVALKILERLQEVYFPHYAVIAYVENVFVVRGEKYV
- a CDS encoding NAD-dependent malic enzyme codes for the protein MPVSRYYDVKRDEKGERYLEPYVTGFLLLRLPLLNKGTAFTEEERRALGLEGLLPPHVNTLEEQKERVYRRYRLIASPLEKHIYLRHLQDRNEVLFYALVVDHLEEMLPILYTPTVGEAVREFSHIYRYPRGFTASTKNIERVEEALGNVPLEEVRLIVATDSSAILGIGDQGFGGMAIAIGKLTLYTAVGGVGPDKTLPVELDVGTDREDLLNDPLYLGVRHKRLRGEAYYRFLDRFVEAVKQRYPKALIQWEDFAKEAAFSVLERYRKVVPSFNDDIQGTGAVALAGVLSACRLKGERLADQVVVVYGAGAGGIGVAWALVEGMKREGLSEEEAKARVLVLDSRGLLVEGRNMEAYKRPFAQRRERLMGWRFSGEYPNLLETIQNARATVLLGLSGQGGSFTEPVARAMLEHTPRPVIFPLSNPTSASEALPDDLIYWTEGRALVAAGSPFPPVGYMGRTIPVGQGNNAFVFPGLGLGAVLARAREVTDGMVLEAAYALYDFTRERFPELLYPPVRHLREVSPYVAARVMRKALEEGVAEEERIQGLSLEELLAFVQSRFWEPRYLPYRPAPVI
- a CDS encoding metal-sulfur cluster assembly factor, encoding METEATLPTKEQVLEALKVVYDPEIPVNIVDLGLVYDVEIHENGVVDITMTLTAIGCPAQDVVKADAEMAVMRLPGVQGVNVEFVWTPPWTPARMTEEGKRMMRMFGFNV
- the hisH gene encoding imidazole glycerol phosphate synthase subunit HisH, with the protein product MRALLIDYGSGNLKSAAKALEAAGFAVAVSADPKAYPEAGLLVLPGQGHFGQVMGAFARSGFLERVLVHLERGLPFLGICVGMQVLYEGSEEAPGVRGLGVVPGWVRRFPQGRVPQMGWNALTFEGPFAGLSGRHFYFANSYYGPLNPYALGVGEYEGTPFTALLAKANLLAPQFHPEKSGRAGLAFLALARRYFEVL
- a CDS encoding 5-(carboxyamino)imidazole ribonucleotide synthase, which gives rise to MRVGVLGGGQLGRMLALAGYPLGLSFRFLDPSLEACAGQVGELCVGDFADLEALSRFAQGLSLVTYEFENVPVEAALHLAERLPVFPPPKALEVAQDRLREKAFMAGLGVPTPPFYPVDGVEDLEVGLSQVGLPALLKTRRGGYDGKGQALVRTEEEALEALRTLGGQGLLLEGFVPFDREVSLLAVRGRDGSMAFYPLVENRHHGGILRLSLAPAPGLTEALQKKAEAYAKEALLALDYVGVLALELFQVGEELLFNEMAPRVHNSGHWTLEGAETSQFQNHLRAILGLPLGSTAPRGVSAMVNLIGHEPDFAQVLKVEGAHLHWYGKGVRPGRKVGHITLRKDSWEALNPLLPQLLRLAQSPPV
- the purE gene encoding 5-(carboxyamino)imidazole ribonucleotide mutase, with translation MAPLVGLIMGSRSDWETLRHAAETLDALGIPYEVQVVSAHRTPDLMAEYAKAAEARGIQVIIAGAGGAAHLPGMTAAHTALPVLGVPVESQALRGLDSLLSIVQMPAGVPVGTLAIGRAGAVNAALLAASILGLKYPEVMARLKAYRKAQTEAVLAHPDPREAG